A genomic segment from Neodiprion lecontei isolate iyNeoLeco1 chromosome 1, iyNeoLeco1.1, whole genome shotgun sequence encodes:
- the LOC107227974 gene encoding all trans-polyprenyl-diphosphate synthase PDSS2, which produces MSVNNVTANLLRRSNAVSSILYNQYKVIGTQGRQFHETEGNRFAVKTATNPKPDWNRAVSEAEKIVGYPTSFLSLRWLLSDEIANVALHLRKLVGSNHPLLKTAKSLIYNGRNNMQAWGLIVLLISKAAGHLSVDDMEEDKAAGVLHSQRALAEVTEMIRTSHLVHKGLVNIQPGVYPEASEMNDMTFGNKIALLSGDYLLGNSCAELAALRNQDLVELMSSAVRDLAEAEFVGRRDNQNNPLPSIPPADRTGYAVTEWTLRNVLSAGALLGKSCQGTLKLAGHSDEIQEQGYNFGKHLALAWQACLDLGPFTGKDQTVPFSLCSAPVMFHIEHDPTILTEIDKGLESVQNVDYTKVHDIIVSGPGVELTKQLQKEHSQRAMEVLAVFEESDARTALSNIIVAMGDF; this is translated from the exons ATGTCTGTAAATAATGTCACCGCAAATTTGTTGAGAAGAAGTAACGCAGTATCGTCGATATTATATAATCAATACAAGGTGATCGGTACCCAAGGAAGACAGTTTCATGAAACTGAGGGAAATAGATTTGCTGTCAAAACTGCGACTAATCCAAAACCTGACTGGAATAGAGCTGTATCTGAGGCTGAAAAGATAGTCGGATATCCGACATCATTTTTGAGCTTGAGATGGCTTCTGAGCGACGAGATTGCCAATGTTGCTCTTCATTTAAGAAAGTTAGTCGGATCTAATCATCCCCTTCTGAAAACAGCCAA GAGTCTCATATATAATGGCCGCAATAATATGCAGGCTTGGGGCCTCATTGTacttttaatttcgaaagCAGCTGGTCATTTAAGTGTTGATGATATGGAGGAGGACAAAGCTGCCGGAGTCTTACATAG TCAGAGAGCATTAGCTGAGGTTACGGAAATGATACGGACGAGTCATCTTGTTCATAAGGGTTTGGTAAATATTCAACCTGGAGTTTATCCAGAGGCATCTGAAATGAATGATATGACTTTCGGTAACAAAATAGCCCTCTTGAGTGGTGATTATCTTCTGGGTAACAGCTGCGCAGAGTTAGCTGCACTCAGAAATCAAGAT CTTGTTGAACTGATGTCAAGTGCAGTTCGCGATTTAGCAGAAGCTGAATTTGTTGGGCGAAGAGATAATCAGAATAATCCGTTACCATCTATACCACCTGCAGACCGTACTGGATATGCAGTTACCGAATGGACACTAAGGAATGTTCTGAGTGCTGGTGCTTTGCTCGGAAAGTCTTGTCAGGGAACTTTGAAGCTGGCTGGTCATAGCGATGAAATACAGGAGCAAGgctataattttggaaaacatttAGCACTTGCCTGGCAG gCTTGCTTAGACTTGGGTCCATTCACTGGTAAAGATCAAACTGTACCATTCAGTTTGTGCTCTGCACCAGTCATGTTTCATATCGAACATGATCCCACTATTTTAACTGAAATTGATAAAGGACTGGAATCTGTTCAGAACGTGGACTACACCAAG GTACATGATATTATTGTGTCAGGACCTGGTGTTGAACTGACAAAACAGTTACAAAAAGAGCACTCGCAGCGTGCTATGGAAGTATTAGCTGTATTTGAAGAAAGTGACGCAAGAACAGCATTGTCAAATATCATTGTTGCAATGGGAGATTTTTGA
- the LOC124296647 gene encoding uncharacterized protein LOC124296647, with protein MNSMCHMFAVSTEGYIPLVECQYDILRTAYKGFAKFISKTMFSWYAMQHLYARQIAIKSHRGDTTFKEDQFLRYVKSDNYSIPMALDEYLCSIGNIDYATTKYQVHFPVWPNNHGHFGRVTDKTHYKYETSLAPRVLSQAILEDLMYTRDPTRSRNWNLPENLRPIEENAGLPTKNLLGWCRSTTLTAEQRESLEGLGLDEDNFEASILQFQMNEGLFERIAYFVRASEKVINLSNQISESVNGSVAPVRWQERDVTNPENFSRTTAYLEREVCQCGPVQEVTNERALIMALRTKKEQIIDKRSYSCYDFGEYLAVPDTWHDTRNKIFEFGRADTWNNCTYRSAYRGKDDVRTSWIRKGLLKNH; from the coding sequence ATGAACAGCATGTGCCACATGTTCGCAGTGTCCACCGAAGGTTATATTCCACTAGTCGAATGCCAGTATGATATACTACGTACGGCATATAAGGGGTTCGCAAAGTTCATATCAAAGACAATGTTCTCTTGGTATGCTATGCAACACCTATATGCTCGTCAGATAGCTATTAAATCACATCGAGGCGACACGACATTTAAAGAAGATCAATTTCTACGATACGTAAAGAGTGACAACTACTCTATACCAATGGCACTTGACGAATATCTGTGTTCAATAGGGAACATTGACTACGCAACTACTAAATACCAAGTGCATTTCCCTGTCTGGCCAAACAATCATGGACATTTTGGACGAGTGACAGATAAAACTCATTATAAATATGAAACTTCACTGGCACCACGAGTATTATCTCAAGCAATCTTGGAAGATCTAATGTACACGAGGGATCCAACCCGAAGCCGTAATTGGAATCTTCCCGAAAATCTTCGACCTATAGAAGAAAATGCAGGATTGCCGACTAAAAACTTGCTCGGATGGTGCAGGTCTACCACTCTCACTGCAGAACAGAGAGAAAGTCTCGAAGGGTTAGGATTAGATGAAGACAACTTCGAAGCTAGTATTCTTCAGTTCCAAATGAATGAGGGACTTTTCGAGCGTATTGCTTATTTTGTAAGAGCTTCAGAGAAGGTGATAAACCTATCGAACCAAATTTCTGAATCCGTTAACGGATCTGTTGCTCCAGTAAGGTGGCAGGAGCGTGACGTAACaaatcctgaaaatttttcccgtACGACGGCTTACCTAGAACGAGAAGTCTGTCAATGCGGACCAGTTCAGGAAGTCACTAATGAACGTGCTCTGATAATGGCATTGAGAACCAAAAAAGAGCAAATTATTGACAAGCGCTCTTATTCATGTTATGATTTCGGTGAGTACTTAGCTGTACCCGACACATGGCATGACACGAGAAACAAAATCTTTGAATTTGGTAGAGCTGATACATGGAACAATTGTACATATCGTTCTGCCTATAGAGGCAAAGACGATGTTAGGACGTCCTGGATAAGGAAAGGTTTGTTGAAAAACCATTAA